A single genomic interval of Salinarchaeum sp. IM2453 harbors:
- a CDS encoding NAD(P)-binding protein: MSGHLIVVGYDTWTDAVIELLRSSKISYSILLTDKEAAENLRSEGEEVVCVSDFNEQAFRDAGIDRADAVLVATLDDQQNILAVLTATDIDETMTVGTFTSRERDGPKLRRAGADVIVNLGQAVAELIAETALTGAEPQQLLEEILSEETIVELAQPAQVTGEGTESHEQSDAGIENDATTKR, translated from the coding sequence ATGAGTGGTCATCTTATCGTTGTAGGATACGACACATGGACTGATGCAGTAATAGAATTACTTCGTTCCTCGAAGATTTCTTATTCAATATTACTTACTGACAAGGAAGCAGCGGAGAACCTCCGCTCAGAAGGAGAAGAGGTTGTCTGTGTTTCAGATTTCAACGAGCAGGCATTCAGAGATGCGGGGATCGACAGGGCAGACGCAGTGTTGGTAGCAACACTGGACGATCAGCAAAATATACTGGCAGTACTGACAGCGACAGATATTGATGAGACAATGACAGTCGGTACATTCACTAGCAGAGAACGAGATGGGCCAAAGTTGCGACGTGCTGGTGCGGATGTGATTGTAAACTTGGGTCAAGCAGTGGCCGAGCTAATTGCAGAGACAGCACTGACAGGAGCTGAGCCTCAACAATTGCTAGAAGAAATTTTGTCTGAAGAGACAATAGTCGAGCTCGCACAACCAGCGCAGGTAACGGGGGAAGGAACAGAATCTCACGAACAATCAGATGCCGGAATTGAGAACGATGCAACAACTAAGAGATAA